In Sorangium aterium, the genomic stretch GCTCTGCGAGACGGTCGCGCCGCCGCTCATCTCCAGCGACCAGCGCTGCTGCGCGCCGCGATCACGTCGATGAGCTGCCTGACGCCGAGGAGCGCCTCCTTGTGGCGAGCGAGCTTGTCCCGGAAGAGCGACTCCATCCATGCCGTGAGGCCCATCGGCGAGACGGGGATGCGCTCGTCGCGGATGAGCTCCTCGATCGCCGCGTGCATCTCGCGGGCAGACTGGTAGCGATCCTCGCGCCGCTTCTCGAGCGCGCGCAGGACGATCTTCTCCAGCCCCTTCGGGTAGCCGGGCTTGATGGAGCTCGGGAGGGGATACTCCGACCCGTGGATCTGGAGGAGCGTCCGCATCTGGGTACCGCCCTTGAACAGCCGTTTGCCCGTCGTCATCTCGAACAGGACCACGCCGGCGGCGAAGATGTCCGCGCGATGGTCGATGCGATCCCCCGCCACGTGCTCCGGGGCCATGTAGGCGAACTTGCCCATCAGCACGTTCTCTTTCTGCTCCTCGACGTCGCCGAGCCCGCTCCGCGCGATGCCGAAGTCGACGATCTTCACGTCGCCCGTGTAGCTCACGACCACATTGCGCGGCGAGATGTCCCTGTGGACGATGCCGAGCGGCGTACCGTCGAGGCCGCGTTTGTCATGGATGTACGCGAGCCCCGCGCAGACGCCGAGGATGACGCTGAGCGCGTGCTCGAGCGGGATCCCTCCCGGGTCGCGCTCCGCCGCCTCGCGCACGATCGAGCCGACGTCCTCGCCGTGGATGTGCTCCATCGCGATGAAATACGTCCTGTCCACCTGCCCGGCGTCGAACGTCTGAACGACGTTGGGATGCGAGAGCGTCGCCGCGACGCGCGCCTCGTGGAGCAGCATGTCGATCAACGACGGATCCTGGTTCATCGAGGGCAGGATGCGCTTGATCACGACGAGCTTCTCGAAGCCGAAAGACGAGCGATGCAGCGCGAGGAAGATCTCCGCCATGCCCCCTGACGAGAGCTTCGACAGGAGCGTGTATTTGCCGAACTGTTTCGGCAAGAGCTCAGGTGCGTTTCCGGCCGTGCTCGGCGGCGCGCCGCCCGCGGCCGACGCGGTACGCTCTTGCATGAGACATTCTCCTGGTTCCATGGACGCCACTGTAAGGCCAGCGCAAAGGGGCCTCGCGAGGAGCGCTCTCGTGCGAGTCTTACCATGGAGCGGTCATGAGATCTCAGCTTTTTTGAATGCGTCCGCCTGAAATGGCGGAGCGCGGAGCAGCGCGCGCAAAGCAATCTCCGGAAACATGAGCGATACATGTTCGTTCCGACGCTCGGCTAATGTCTCCCTCCTCGCCCATGGAGGGAGAACAATGGCGCAGGTTTCCTCCGAGCTCCTGG encodes the following:
- a CDS encoding serine/threonine protein kinase produces the protein MQERTASAAGGAPPSTAGNAPELLPKQFGKYTLLSKLSSGGMAEIFLALHRSSFGFEKLVVIKRILPSMNQDPSLIDMLLHEARVAATLSHPNVVQTFDAGQVDRTYFIAMEHIHGEDVGSIVREAAERDPGGIPLEHALSVILGVCAGLAYIHDKRGLDGTPLGIVHRDISPRNVVVSYTGDVKIVDFGIARSGLGDVEEQKENVLMGKFAYMAPEHVAGDRIDHRADIFAAGVVLFEMTTGKRLFKGGTQMRTLLQIHGSEYPLPSSIKPGYPKGLEKIVLRALEKRREDRYQSAREMHAAIEELIRDERIPVSPMGLTAWMESLFRDKLARHKEALLGVRQLIDVIAARSSAGRWR